One stretch of Anabas testudineus chromosome 24, fAnaTes1.2, whole genome shotgun sequence DNA includes these proteins:
- the LOC113149507 gene encoding spermatogenesis-associated serine-rich protein 1 yields the protein MERKEQDGRMLTSCLNQPRGPTVQAEEIILVQDFLCQTAEDFRIMTEHKSGSFPCHAVIGARPYCSPEYSPDFHKLGSTLPCCTYGTRTHINADTFIPLQHSTKTYVSYADKKKLLDKQEEIREVKQLDDWKPAVSIFSAVLVGFNDKST from the exons ATGGAGAGAAAGGAGCAGGATGGAAGAATGTTGACCTCCTGCCTCAACCAGCCCCGAGGTCCCACAGTCCAAGCAGAGGAAATCATTCTTGTTCAGGATTTTCTGTGTCAAACCGCTGAGGACTTCAGGATTATGACAGAACATAAGTCAG GTTCTTTCCCCTGCCATGCAGTAATTGGGGCCAGGCCCTACTGCTCCCCTGAGTACAGCCCTGACTTCCACAAGTTAGGCTCAACATTACCTTGCTGCACATATGG GACAAGGACGCACATCAACGCAGATACATTCATTCCTCTCCAACATTCTACCAAAACATA TGTGTCCTATGCAGACAAAAAGAAGCTCCTAGACAAACAAGAGGAGATCCGGGAGGTGAAGCAGCTGGATGATTGGAAGCCAGCTGTTAGCATCTTTTCTGCAGTGCTGGTTGGCTTTAATGACAAAAGCACCTAA